In one window of Candidatus Poribacteria bacterium DNA:
- a CDS encoding M55 family metallopeptidase, with amino-acid sequence MKIYILTDLEGVAMVSRFSQTREEGPQKETAMRLLTQELNAAVDGILDVETDAEIVVWDGHGTGGIDVLEFHPQAKLIARGPIRPPYYLDETYDALFFLGQHAMAGTSNAPLSHTYSSVSIEYYKLNGKEIGEFGCRAALAGTFNVPTVFISGDDKAVAEAKELIPDIYGVETKQGLGQELALHLSPQRSRELIREIAAEACRNIAEIAPFKIDPPYTFEVRVLEGKSIDGYLQRGAEKIDDRTVFWRTDDLCALSI; translated from the coding sequence ATGAAGATTTACATCTTAACCGACTTAGAAGGGGTTGCGATGGTATCCCGCTTCAGTCAAACTCGTGAAGAAGGTCCCCAGAAAGAAACAGCCATGCGATTATTGACGCAGGAGTTAAACGCTGCTGTTGATGGCATTCTTGATGTGGAGACAGACGCGGAAATCGTGGTCTGGGACGGACACGGGACTGGCGGGATTGATGTGCTTGAATTCCATCCACAGGCGAAGTTAATTGCGCGGGGTCCGATTCGTCCGCCTTACTATCTTGACGAGACCTACGATGCCCTCTTTTTCTTAGGGCAACACGCCATGGCAGGCACGTCAAACGCCCCGTTGAGTCATACGTATTCCTCTGTGTCCATTGAATACTATAAGCTCAACGGAAAAGAGATCGGAGAATTCGGCTGCCGTGCCGCACTCGCTGGCACTTTCAACGTCCCAACGGTTTTTATCTCTGGTGACGATAAAGCAGTAGCGGAAGCGAAAGAACTGATACCCGACATTTATGGGGTTGAGACCAAACAGGGCCTCGGACAGGAACTCGCGTTGCATCTATCACCCCAACGGTCGCGAGAATTGATCCGTGAGATTGCGGCGGAGGCTTGCCGAAATATTGCTGAGATTGCCCCATTCAAAATCGACCCACCTTATACGTTTGAAGTTCGAGTGCTTGAAGGCAAATCAATTGACGGGTACCTGCAACGGGGTGCCGAGAAAATTGATGATCGCACCGTCTTCTGGCGTACCGATGACCTATGCGCTCTCTCCATTTAA
- a CDS encoding 2-oxoacid:ferredoxin oxidoreductase subunit beta translates to MRRKRSSRIPAGVPTLSKKDFESDQDVRWCPGCGDYSILAQTQRIMPELGIPKENIVFISGIGCSSRFPYYMNTYGFHTIHGRAPTIASGVKMANPDLSVWVITGDGDALSIGGNHFIHLMRRNFDVNVLLFNNRIYGLTKGQYSPTSEQGKQTKSTPLGSVDTPFNPISLALASGATFVARSLDRDPNHLRAIIKSAFEHKGTSFIEIYQNCNVFNDGAFFQYTEKDTKADNTVVLEHNEPLVFGAEHDKGIRLNGFQPEVVKTTNGEYSTDDLIVHDQYAEDTTLANFLARMSDTLDLPDPIGIFRSIRHPCYEDLMTNQIRTAKERMGEGNLEALLNDGETWTVS, encoded by the coding sequence ATGAGAAGAAAAAGATCCTCACGCATCCCTGCTGGTGTACCCACCCTCTCTAAAAAGGATTTTGAATCCGACCAAGATGTTCGATGGTGCCCGGGTTGTGGTGATTACTCCATCCTCGCGCAGACACAACGTATTATGCCGGAACTCGGCATCCCTAAAGAGAACATTGTCTTTATCTCCGGCATCGGGTGTTCGAGTCGATTTCCATATTATATGAACACCTACGGATTCCATACGATTCACGGCAGAGCGCCAACGATCGCCTCCGGTGTAAAAATGGCGAATCCCGATCTCTCTGTATGGGTCATCACAGGTGATGGTGATGCACTCTCAATCGGTGGCAACCATTTCATCCACCTGATGCGCCGCAATTTCGACGTTAACGTTTTGCTCTTTAACAATCGCATCTACGGATTGACGAAGGGGCAATACTCACCGACATCCGAGCAAGGGAAACAGACGAAATCCACACCTCTTGGTTCGGTAGATACCCCCTTTAATCCGATTAGTCTCGCATTGGCTTCCGGTGCTACTTTCGTGGCGCGCTCGCTGGATAGAGATCCAAATCACCTCCGAGCCATTATCAAATCAGCGTTTGAACACAAAGGCACTTCGTTTATCGAAATCTACCAAAACTGCAACGTGTTTAACGACGGTGCCTTCTTCCAATACACGGAAAAAGATACAAAGGCTGACAACACGGTGGTTCTGGAACACAATGAACCTCTCGTCTTCGGCGCGGAACACGATAAGGGTATCCGACTGAACGGTTTCCAACCCGAAGTCGTGAAAACCACAAACGGGGAATACTCCACGGACGACCTCATCGTCCACGATCAGTATGCCGAGGACACCACCTTGGCGAATTTCCTCGCACGGATGAGCGATACGCTTGACTTGCCGGATCCCATCGGTATTTTCCGCAGTATCAGGCACCCGTGTTACGAGGACCTGATGACAAACCAGATCCGCACCGCAAAAGAACGGATGGGTGAAGGCAATCTCGAAGCACTCCTCAACGACGGCGAAACATGGACTGTGTCATAG
- a CDS encoding 2-oxoacid:acceptor oxidoreductase subunit alpha: MRKPVEQIEEATILFAGDSGDGSQTIGTQMTETTALIGNDVATLPDYPAEIRAPAGSIAGVSGFQLHFSSEQIHTPGDLCDVLVAMNPAALKVHLNKLKPNGILIVNTDNFARRNLRLAGYEENPLEDDKLTKYQVFRVELTQLTRKALEATQLSVPEIDRCKNFFALGMILWLYNRPMEYTMKWIKAKFAKRPQYVESNILALRAGNTYCEATEQFAVSYDVKPADFEPGTYRNIEGNMATVLGLVAASYQSGLPLVYGSYPITPASDILHGLAQYRNFGVVTMQMEDEIAAVGVAIGAAFSGSLGVTGSSGPGLALKSEAINLAMIAELPLVVCNIQRAGPSTGMPTKTEQSDLLQMFYGRNGESPLPIIAPSRPFDCFETVYEACRIAVKYRTPVIFLSDLYIAMGAEPWKIPQLSELPEIRPDFAVSADTRNGFEPYLRDPETLARPWAKPGTSGLEHRIGGLEKSDVTGHVSYDAENHQRMVEIRAEKVARIADALPPTEVFGAPEGDILLLGWGGTYGAIRTTAENCVADGLAIAHVHLRHLNPFPKDLGDILQKFKKILIPEQNSGQLLQLIRSTYLIDAIGFNKVQGQPFHVFELASKIDEILEEIGRA; this comes from the coding sequence ATGCGCAAACCAGTTGAGCAAATCGAGGAAGCGACAATCCTATTTGCTGGCGACTCCGGCGATGGGTCGCAGACCATTGGCACACAAATGACTGAAACTACTGCCCTTATTGGGAACGATGTCGCCACGCTCCCCGATTATCCCGCTGAAATCCGAGCACCCGCCGGATCGATAGCAGGGGTGTCAGGGTTCCAACTCCACTTCTCAAGCGAACAAATTCACACCCCCGGAGACCTCTGCGATGTCCTCGTCGCGATGAATCCTGCCGCTCTAAAGGTACACCTCAATAAACTCAAACCCAACGGCATCCTGATTGTAAATACCGACAACTTCGCCCGCCGCAATTTACGCCTTGCAGGATATGAAGAGAATCCGCTCGAAGACGATAAACTCACGAAATACCAAGTTTTCCGTGTCGAATTAACACAACTCACTCGAAAAGCACTCGAAGCGACACAATTAAGCGTCCCAGAAATCGACAGATGTAAGAACTTTTTCGCGCTCGGTATGATCCTCTGGCTCTACAATCGTCCAATGGAATACACGATGAAGTGGATCAAGGCGAAGTTCGCGAAAAGGCCTCAGTATGTCGAATCCAATATTCTCGCGCTCCGTGCCGGGAATACCTATTGCGAAGCGACTGAGCAGTTTGCTGTCTCCTACGATGTGAAACCTGCCGACTTTGAACCCGGGACCTATCGAAATATTGAAGGGAACATGGCAACCGTGCTTGGACTTGTTGCGGCTTCGTATCAATCCGGTCTACCGCTCGTTTACGGCAGCTACCCGATAACACCCGCAAGTGATATTCTCCACGGACTTGCACAATACCGAAATTTTGGTGTCGTTACAATGCAAATGGAGGATGAGATTGCCGCCGTCGGGGTCGCAATCGGTGCCGCATTTAGCGGTTCACTCGGTGTCACCGGAAGTAGCGGTCCAGGGCTTGCACTCAAATCGGAGGCGATTAACCTCGCTATGATTGCCGAACTCCCACTTGTGGTATGTAACATTCAGCGTGCGGGTCCCTCAACAGGGATGCCGACAAAGACGGAACAGTCGGATCTCTTGCAGATGTTCTACGGGAGGAACGGTGAATCTCCGTTGCCTATTATCGCTCCATCACGTCCGTTCGACTGCTTTGAGACAGTCTACGAAGCCTGTCGTATCGCCGTGAAATACAGGACACCGGTGATTTTTCTCTCCGATCTCTACATCGCCATGGGGGCTGAACCGTGGAAGATTCCACAACTCTCCGAACTCCCGGAAATTAGACCCGATTTCGCAGTGAGTGCGGATACCCGTAACGGGTTTGAACCGTATCTACGCGATCCAGAAACGCTTGCGCGCCCCTGGGCGAAACCCGGGACGTCTGGTTTAGAGCACCGCATCGGGGGCTTAGAGAAATCAGATGTGACAGGACACGTCAGTTACGATGCCGAAAACCACCAAAGAATGGTGGAAATCCGAGCAGAAAAGGTCGCACGCATCGCCGATGCGTTACCGCCGACAGAGGTGTTCGGGGCACCAGAGGGTGACATCCTGCTCCTTGGATGGGGCGGCACCTACGGTGCAATCCGAACGACAGCAGAAAACTGTGTCGCCGACGGACTTGCAATCGCACACGTTCATCTCCGACATCTCAATCCGTTTCCTAAAGATTTAGGCGACATTCTACAGAAATTCAAAAAGATTTTAATCCCTGAACAAAACAGTGGCCAACTCCTTCAGCTCATTCGTAGCACCTATCTTATTGATGCAATCGGTTTTAACAAGGTGCAAGGGCAACCCTTCCATGTTTTTGAGTTGGCATCGAAAATAGACGAAATACTTGAAGAAATAGGGCGCGCTTAG